In a single window of the Acidobacteriota bacterium genome:
- a CDS encoding Hsp20/alpha crystallin family protein, with amino-acid sequence MMSRSKRIFVERISSEYRRPSGPLWQPAVDIYRCPEGWKIKFDLAGVKLEDVQVMVADDKLIVRGVRRDTVITEGWSYHQLEITYSRFERILKIPCDLPRAEIQLESRDGWFILHLNCA; translated from the coding sequence ATGATGTCAAGAAGCAAGAGGATTTTTGTTGAGCGAATCAGCAGCGAATACCGTCGGCCGAGCGGCCCGCTGTGGCAACCGGCGGTCGACATCTACCGGTGCCCGGAAGGGTGGAAGATCAAGTTCGATCTTGCCGGAGTCAAACTGGAGGATGTTCAAGTGATGGTAGCCGACGATAAGCTGATAGTTCGCGGGGTGCGGCGGGACACCGTGATCACCGAGGGGTGGAGCTATCATCAACTCGAAATAACCTACAGCCGCTTCGAGCGCATTCTGAAGATCCCTTGCGATCTGCCTCGAGCGGAAATTCAACTCGAAAGCAGAGACGGCTGGTTCATACTGCACTTGAATTGCGCTTAA
- a CDS encoding ATP-dependent Clp protease proteolytic subunit produces the protein MVLIPTVVETTGRGERHYDIYSRLLKEHIIFLGSDIDEAVANIVVAELLYLESEDPDREISIYINSPGGSITAGLAIYDTMHFIRPDIVTICMGQAASMAAILLAAGTKGKRFSLPHSRIVIHQPSVEGIAGQATDVKIYAEELLRTRNLLSRILSDLTGQSFEKTDHDVERDFILSPPQAVDYGLIDSVLSSRDLALVSELVEPANLR, from the coding sequence ATGGTTCTAATACCGACAGTCGTCGAGACAACGGGCAGAGGCGAGCGCCACTACGATATTTACTCCAGGCTGCTGAAAGAACACATCATCTTTCTCGGGAGTGACATCGACGAAGCCGTGGCAAACATAGTCGTGGCGGAGTTGCTATATCTGGAATCCGAAGACCCTGACCGGGAGATATCCATCTATATCAACAGCCCCGGAGGGTCGATTACAGCAGGACTCGCCATCTACGACACAATGCACTTCATCAGGCCGGACATAGTCACAATCTGCATGGGGCAAGCGGCTTCGATGGCGGCAATTCTGCTCGCGGCAGGAACCAAAGGAAAACGGTTTTCGCTGCCTCATTCCAGGATAGTCATTCATCAACCTTCGGTTGAAGGCATAGCCGGTCAAGCGACGGACGTGAAGATCTACGCCGAAGAGCTTCTGCGAACGCGAAATCTGCTATCGCGCATATTGTCCGATTTGACCGGACAGTCCTTCGAAAAGACAGACCACGATGTCGAGCGGGACTTCATTTTGAGTCCACCGCAAGCCGTCGATTACGGGCTCATCGATAGCGTTCTCTCGTCGCGCGATCTCGCGCTCGTAAGCGAGCTCGTTGAACCGGCGAATCTGCGGTGA
- the clpB gene encoding ATP-dependent chaperone ClpB, with amino-acid sequence MDINRFTEKAQEAVRGAQTLATRYSNQQIEVEHLLCALLDQQGGLVPSVLTRAGVNVETLKAAVEREIAKLPKVTGPSGPVDQVYVTSRLNKVFVAAEDEAKKLKDEYVSVEHLLLAVIDDGGPAARALKTAGATRDRIEKALMEVRGHQRVTSQNPEATYEALERYGRDLTKMAAAGKLDPVIGRDDEIRRVIQVLSRRTKNNPVLIGEPGVGKTAIVEGLAQRIVRGDVPETLKNKRIVALDMGALVAGAKYRGEFEERLKAVLKEIQASEGEIILFIDEMHTIVGAGAAEGAVDAANLLKPMLARGELHCIGATTLDEYRKHVEKDAALERRFQPVTVDQPTVEDTISILRGLRERYEVHHGVRIKDSALVAAAVLSHRYISDRFLPDKAIDLVDEAAAKLRTEIDSMPAELDEILRRVMQLEIEREALKKETDAASRHRLEKLEKELADLRANADQLQAQWQAEKEAVQKIRSIREEIEQTKLAIEQAQREYDLNRAAELQYGKLIQLEKQLREYEDGLDQQHNRTRLLKEEVDEEDIAEVVSRWTHIPVSKLLEGELQKLLSLEEHLHKRVVGQDEAVSAVADAVIRARSGLKDPNRPIGSFIFLGPTGVGKTELARALAVFLFDDEHAMIRIDMSEYQEKHTVARLIGAPPGYIGYEEGGQLTETVRRRPYSVVLFDEIEKAHHDVFNVLLQILDDGRLTDGQGRVVNFKNTIIIMTSNIGSHLILEYRGQPGGDQYERMKEGVLDALRHHFRPEFLNRVDEIIVFHSLTEEDLKKIVDIQLDRLRTRLAERRITLELTDEAKTHLALAGYDPVYGARPLKRAIQREIETPLSRLILKGDVKDNSVLRADVSGGAISFSLGPLAAEAEATH; translated from the coding sequence ATGGATATCAATCGATTTACCGAGAAGGCACAGGAAGCGGTTCGCGGGGCTCAGACGCTTGCGACCCGATACAGCAATCAACAGATCGAGGTTGAGCACCTGCTCTGCGCTTTGCTTGATCAGCAGGGTGGCCTCGTGCCGTCGGTTCTTACGCGGGCAGGCGTAAATGTCGAAACCTTGAAAGCAGCGGTCGAACGCGAGATCGCCAAGTTACCCAAGGTTACCGGTCCTTCAGGTCCGGTCGATCAGGTCTATGTAACCTCTCGTTTGAACAAAGTCTTCGTGGCCGCCGAGGACGAAGCAAAGAAGCTGAAGGACGAATACGTAAGCGTCGAACACTTACTGCTAGCCGTGATTGACGACGGCGGGCCAGCAGCGCGCGCTCTTAAGACGGCGGGAGCGACTCGCGATCGAATCGAAAAAGCGCTGATGGAAGTGCGCGGCCACCAGCGAGTCACTTCGCAGAATCCCGAAGCCACCTATGAAGCTCTCGAACGCTATGGCCGCGATCTCACCAAGATGGCTGCCGCGGGGAAGCTCGATCCGGTGATCGGCCGCGACGACGAAATACGGCGAGTCATCCAGGTGCTCTCGCGCCGGACCAAGAACAATCCTGTGCTGATCGGCGAACCGGGCGTCGGCAAAACGGCTATCGTCGAAGGGCTCGCACAGCGAATCGTTCGGGGCGATGTGCCCGAGACTTTGAAGAACAAGCGGATCGTCGCACTCGACATGGGCGCGCTGGTCGCCGGAGCGAAGTATCGCGGAGAGTTTGAAGAACGGCTCAAAGCAGTCTTGAAAGAAATCCAAGCTTCTGAAGGCGAGATTATTCTGTTCATCGACGAGATGCACACGATCGTCGGCGCAGGCGCGGCCGAGGGCGCCGTCGACGCGGCGAACCTGTTGAAGCCGATGCTCGCGCGCGGGGAGTTGCATTGCATCGGGGCGACGACGCTTGATGAGTATCGCAAGCACGTGGAGAAGGACGCGGCGCTCGAGCGGCGCTTTCAGCCGGTGACTGTGGACCAGCCGACGGTCGAAGACACGATTTCGATTCTGCGAGGCTTGAGAGAGCGCTACGAAGTGCATCACGGCGTTCGCATCAAGGACTCGGCGCTGGTCGCCGCGGCGGTTCTCTCGCACAGGTACATCTCGGACCGCTTCTTGCCGGACAAAGCGATCGATCTTGTAGACGAGGCGGCTGCCAAGCTCAGGACCGAAATCGACTCAATGCCGGCTGAACTCGATGAAATCCTCCGGCGCGTGATGCAGCTCGAGATCGAGCGCGAGGCGTTGAAGAAGGAAACCGACGCGGCGTCGCGTCACCGGCTCGAGAAACTCGAGAAGGAACTTGCCGACTTGCGAGCAAACGCCGATCAGCTCCAGGCGCAGTGGCAAGCCGAGAAAGAAGCGGTCCAGAAGATTCGCTCGATTCGCGAAGAAATCGAGCAGACGAAGTTGGCAATCGAGCAAGCTCAGCGCGAGTACGACCTCAACCGCGCGGCCGAGCTGCAGTACGGCAAGCTGATTCAGCTCGAAAAGCAACTGCGCGAGTACGAAGATGGTCTCGATCAGCAGCACAATCGCACCAGGCTGCTCAAGGAGGAGGTCGACGAAGAAGACATCGCCGAAGTCGTTAGCCGATGGACCCACATTCCGGTCTCCAAGCTGCTCGAGGGCGAGCTTCAAAAGCTGCTCTCGCTGGAAGAGCATTTGCACAAACGAGTGGTGGGGCAGGACGAAGCCGTCAGTGCGGTCGCCGACGCCGTAATTCGCGCGCGCTCGGGGCTCAAGGATCCCAATCGGCCGATCGGTTCGTTCATCTTCCTCGGACCGACGGGCGTCGGTAAGACCGAGCTGGCTCGCGCACTCGCCGTGTTTCTGTTCGATGACGAGCACGCAATGATCCGCATTGATATGTCCGAGTATCAGGAGAAGCACACCGTCGCCCGATTGATCGGGGCGCCGCCTGGTTATATCGGCTACGAGGAAGGAGGCCAGTTGACGGAGACTGTGCGGCGGCGGCCTTACTCGGTCGTGTTGTTCGATGAGATCGAGAAGGCGCATCATGATGTGTTCAACGTGCTGCTTCAGATACTCGACGATGGGCGGCTGACCGATGGCCAAGGCCGGGTCGTCAACTTCAAGAACACGATCATCATCATGACCAGCAACATCGGCAGCCACTTGATACTGGAGTATCGCGGGCAGCCTGGCGGCGATCAGTACGAACGAATGAAGGAGGGTGTGCTCGACGCATTGCGGCATCATTTCAGGCCCGAGTTTCTGAATCGGGTGGATGAGATCATCGTGTTTCACTCGCTTACCGAAGAAGACTTGAAGAAGATCGTCGACATACAACTGGATCGGTTACGCACACGGTTGGCAGAGCGAAGGATCACCCTCGAACTCACGGATGAAGCGAAGACGCATCTTGCTTTGGCGGGTTACGATCCGGTGTACGGCGCGCGCCCTTTAAAGCGCGCGATCCAGCGTGAGATCGAGACGCCGCTGTCCAGATTGATCCTGAAGGGCGATGTGAAGGACAACTCGGTCCTGCGGGCCGACGTCTCCGGCGGGGCGATATCATTTTCACTCGGCCCGCTCGCGGCTGAGGCGGAGGCGACACATTAG
- a CDS encoding J domain-containing protein has product MAVRFKDYYEVLGVKRDASDAHIRQAYRKLARKHHPDVNPGDRVAEDKFKEINEANEVLSDPEKRKRYDQLGPNWKNGAEFTPPPEWGRVNVQVDDVGGIFGGGGFSEFFETFFGGAKSPGQEDHRRRGARTRSGRSQDAEAEMEISLEDAHRGGRHRITLQGARPCPACGGTDTPSGVVCSTCRGAGQVLSPRTIDVNIPPAAREGSVIKVGKQAQSASGGAAGDLFIKLKIKPHPVFTVSGDDLTAEAPISPWEAVLGATIAVPTIEGKAEVKIPPGAQGGQRLRLRGQGLNKRGGGRGDQYVRLKVVVPAHPTEREKQLYRELGGASNFNPRAGWEK; this is encoded by the coding sequence ATGGCGGTCAGGTTTAAAGACTACTACGAAGTGCTGGGGGTGAAGCGAGACGCAAGTGACGCGCATATCCGTCAGGCGTATCGGAAGCTTGCACGCAAACACCATCCGGATGTGAACCCGGGTGACCGAGTGGCCGAAGACAAGTTCAAGGAGATTAACGAGGCCAACGAAGTTCTGTCTGACCCCGAGAAGCGCAAGCGTTATGATCAACTCGGTCCCAACTGGAAGAATGGCGCCGAGTTCACGCCCCCGCCCGAATGGGGACGGGTCAACGTGCAAGTCGATGACGTGGGAGGCATCTTCGGCGGAGGCGGCTTCAGCGAATTCTTTGAAACGTTTTTTGGCGGCGCGAAATCGCCTGGCCAGGAGGACCACCGGCGCCGCGGCGCGCGCACCAGAAGCGGTCGAAGTCAGGACGCTGAAGCCGAGATGGAAATCTCGCTCGAGGATGCTCACAGAGGTGGACGGCACAGGATCACGCTTCAGGGTGCGCGGCCGTGTCCGGCTTGCGGTGGAACTGATACTCCTTCCGGCGTCGTGTGTTCGACGTGCCGAGGCGCGGGGCAGGTCTTGAGCCCCAGGACTATCGACGTGAACATTCCACCCGCCGCGCGAGAGGGTTCGGTGATAAAAGTCGGAAAGCAGGCGCAGAGCGCAAGCGGAGGGGCGGCCGGTGATTTGTTCATAAAGCTGAAGATCAAGCCTCACCCGGTCTTCACGGTTTCCGGGGATGACCTCACCGCTGAAGCTCCAATTTCGCCCTGGGAGGCTGTGCTGGGAGCGACGATCGCGGTTCCGACGATTGAGGGAAAAGCGGAGGTGAAGATACCACCCGGCGCTCAGGGTGGTCAGCGGCTCAGACTTAGAGGCCAGGGATTGAACAAGCGGGGCGGTGGGCGAGGCGACCAGTATGTAAGGTTGAAGGTTGTTGTGCCGGCTCACCCGACTGAACGTGAGAAACAACTCTATCGAGAGTTGGGCGGGGCCAGTAATTTCAACCCGAGGGCGGGATGGGAAAAGTGA
- a CDS encoding SMP-30/gluconolactonase/LRE family protein, whose protein sequence is MRKAVTYLLAVVLVSSWGFLSSVSEVWTVRAQGAALELKRVHPTVITAGTRTFTMRLDGRRFVSGANVLFDGVALASPRVSKKGKVLLAEVDASLIASPGTHTVQALNPDGTTSPTATLTVKAQDPNLQIRLDGNAAEEDSGLIFLPTVLAESLEKGGILVWGRGTATTEVPNGFQIEISEDFVNDPAAIPITLVDKDGNLSNTELFFVVPKPVKIFEVDPAALEVGTEDVPLIVTGNFKPGATIILNDMELVTTVGKNDRLEATIPGSLRSQPDRLVLRVEQEGVQSQDTIIPVTPTTGPFIFTLAPFRFRDGEERRSIDIIGANFDKKVTAKVDGQDAFIRAITRSRLTVAIEPNAAVGSHTVQVIDKDGNATVIVTFEVVPDVTVSTLAGTGKGGFDPGCVSGDDARFLRPRRLALGPDGLLYITDQQNHAIRTVDTNTRQTCTFAGTGEEGYNDSGNALGKLPTFSFPNGVAVAGDGTVYVTENGNCVVRRIERSGAGITVSTFAGLFNDLTIENRQNRLNSTRQGLASYRDAGLLDSGFRLPDDIVIAPNGAIYIADAGNHAIRRITQSGGQSLVETIAGNGVPGFSDGAAGKARFNTPTALALSADGNFLFVTDTNNGRVRRIDLVNRRVSTVAGGGDSDLVNGPGGLAVFFQPIGLALDSDGVLYVSEFGASDIRRIDSAGNVTTLAGGLSIKLRDGPGVDAGFNQPRGLAIDIQRGVLYVADYENFAIRKITLR, encoded by the coding sequence ATGAGGAAGGCAGTCACATATTTGCTGGCAGTGGTTTTGGTGTCGTCGTGGGGATTTCTATCCAGTGTATCCGAGGTTTGGACAGTTCGGGCGCAAGGGGCCGCCTTGGAACTTAAGAGAGTTCACCCTACCGTCATAACAGCAGGAACGCGAACATTCACGATGCGATTGGACGGCCGCCGCTTTGTAAGCGGGGCGAATGTTTTGTTCGATGGTGTCGCGCTGGCCTCACCGCGAGTGAGCAAAAAAGGCAAGGTGTTGTTAGCCGAAGTGGACGCGTCATTGATTGCGTCGCCGGGCACGCACACCGTGCAGGCGCTAAATCCGGATGGCACGACCAGCCCTACCGCGACGCTCACCGTTAAAGCTCAAGATCCGAACCTGCAGATTCGGCTCGACGGCAACGCCGCGGAGGAAGATTCGGGACTCATATTCCTTCCTACAGTTCTGGCCGAATCGTTAGAGAAGGGAGGTATCCTGGTTTGGGGCCGGGGCACGGCGACGACGGAAGTACCAAACGGCTTTCAGATTGAGATCTCGGAGGACTTCGTCAACGATCCCGCGGCAATCCCGATAACGCTTGTAGACAAGGATGGAAATCTATCCAACACTGAGCTGTTCTTCGTCGTTCCGAAGCCGGTGAAAATATTCGAGGTGGATCCCGCCGCGCTGGAGGTTGGAACGGAGGATGTCCCGCTGATTGTGACCGGAAATTTCAAGCCCGGCGCGACAATAATCCTAAATGACATGGAACTAGTGACCACCGTCGGCAAGAATGACCGGCTGGAAGCAACAATCCCCGGCAGTCTCAGGAGCCAACCCGACCGGTTGGTATTGCGCGTGGAGCAAGAGGGAGTCCAGTCTCAGGATACTATTATCCCGGTTACTCCGACGACAGGCCCGTTCATTTTTACTCTGGCGCCTTTTCGATTTCGGGATGGAGAAGAGAGGCGTTCAATTGACATCATCGGCGCCAACTTTGACAAGAAGGTTACTGCAAAGGTAGATGGCCAGGACGCGTTCATTCGGGCCATCACTCGAAGCCGGCTCACCGTGGCGATAGAGCCCAACGCGGCGGTGGGCTCGCACACTGTTCAGGTGATTGATAAAGATGGGAATGCGACGGTCATCGTTACTTTCGAGGTGGTACCGGATGTAACCGTCTCGACTCTCGCAGGCACGGGCAAAGGAGGCTTTGATCCGGGATGCGTGAGTGGCGACGATGCCAGATTCTTGCGTCCCAGGCGACTTGCCCTCGGCCCCGATGGTCTGCTGTACATTACCGATCAGCAGAACCATGCAATCCGAACGGTCGACACAAACACGCGTCAAACATGCACTTTCGCGGGAACCGGCGAGGAGGGTTACAACGATTCCGGAAACGCATTAGGGAAACTGCCCACGTTCTCGTTCCCGAACGGCGTGGCGGTTGCCGGTGATGGAACCGTATACGTAACCGAGAACGGAAACTGCGTTGTGCGCCGGATCGAAAGGTCCGGAGCCGGCATAACGGTCAGTACGTTCGCCGGCTTGTTCAACGATCTTACTATTGAAAACAGACAGAACCGCTTGAACAGCACTCGCCAGGGCCTCGCCAGCTACAGGGACGCCGGGTTGCTTGACTCCGGGTTCCGATTGCCGGACGACATTGTGATTGCGCCCAATGGAGCGATCTACATAGCCGACGCTGGCAACCACGCCATCCGGCGGATCACGCAAAGCGGCGGGCAATCTCTGGTTGAAACCATAGCGGGCAACGGAGTTCCCGGATTCTCGGACGGAGCGGCCGGAAAGGCGCGATTCAACACGCCTACAGCTCTAGCACTCTCGGCCGACGGCAACTTCCTGTTCGTGACTGACACGAACAACGGACGTGTTCGCCGCATCGATCTTGTGAACAGGCGAGTGAGCACTGTCGCAGGCGGGGGAGACAGTGATTTGGTGAACGGCCCGGGCGGACTGGCGGTGTTCTTTCAGCCGATCGGGCTCGCGCTCGATTCGGATGGTGTGCTCTATGTGTCCGAGTTCGGGGCCAGCGACATTCGTCGCATTGATTCAGCGGGCAATGTCACAACTCTCGCCGGGGGACTGAGCATAAAGCTTCGCGATGGCCCCGGCGTTGATGCAGGGTTCAACCAGCCTCGAGGTCTCGCAATCGACATCCAGCGCGGGGTTCTATACGTTGCGGACTACGAAAACTTCGCAATACGAAAGATCACCTTGCGCTAG